The following is a genomic window from Moorella sp. Hama-1.
AGTAGGCGCTGACCTGGGGGGTATCGATCTCCCCGTCTTCTACCCCGAAGCGGGGCTGCAGGTCGCCGTAGAGGGGGTGCCGCCGGTCCTTCATGACACAGTTGCCGATATGGAAGGCCATCAGGTAATCCTGGACCAGGGGCAGGGCTTCTTCCGGCTTTTCCCGTAGCAGGGGGAAGTGGGAGAGGTCCGCCAGGAGCCCGAACTTAGGATAACTTGACCGTAACTCCCTGGCAATATCAAAAGCATCACAGAAATGGCCAATTAAGGATTCTTTGTCAATATCCCGGTCAAAGATCTTCAGGGTAATGGCCGGGTCCCCCATCCCCCGGGCGTACTCACAGATTTGAGCCAGGGAATCCACTAGCAGTTTCTTGGCTTCCTCCCGCCGCTCCGGCCCCGGGTCCTTCCCGGCCGGGATGCGCACGGCGACGGCACCCAGGTCGGAGGCCTCTTTCAGGCAGTTAAAGACCTGTTTGACGGCCCGCTTCCTCTCCCCGGGGTCCAGGGAGTTCAGGTTTAATTTCTGGGAAAAGATGGCCGGCTGGCAGGCATAACATACCTCCAGGTGGGCAATCTGCAGCAGCCGGGCGGCTTCTGTGCGCTGCTGGACGTCCTTAATCCAACCGACTTCCACGGCCGTGAAAAAATCATCTTCGGCGATGCGCTCCAGGGTCTCCACCACCGGCCCGGTACCATTGACGACCTCGGGGAAGGCCTTGAAATGGACAATCCCCACCTTCAAATACTCATAAATAGAAGTTCGCACCCCTTAACACCCCCTTAATTTAAACCATTTAGGCGAAGTGTAAATCAATTCAGGCGACCGAAATGAAAAATTTTTAGCCCAGTTGGGCCAGCAAAAAGGCTACCCGGGCGTTATCCTCCAGAACGTCGGCCAGGTAGAAAGCCCGGTGAATGTCTGGTCCCACAGTGATAAAGCCGTGGCGGGTCATTACGGCAGCCTTCAGCTCCGGGTCCTGAAAGGCTTTACTGACCATCTCTGCCAGCTCCACCGAACCTGCCGGGGCGAAACCGATGACGCCGATTTTACCCAGGCCGCCCTCAGCTGCTGCCGTCACCGCCGGCAACTCACCCCGGGCTGTGACATAAGCCGTAGCGTAGGCCGAATGGCCATGGAAAACCGCGCCGACCTCCGGCCGGGCCTTCATGATCCCCAGGTGGAAACGGATTTCTTTGGAAGGCTTGCCGGTCCCGGCCAGGATGTTACCCTCCAGGTCGACCAGGATAAAATCCTCCGCCTCGACATCCCCAAAGGATTTGCCGGTAGCCTTAATCAAAACCTGCTCCGGGTGACCGGGCACCCGGGCGCTGATATTGCCGCTGGTGGCCGAGGTGAGGTTGCGGGCAAAGATCTGTTTGCTCACAGCCGCCATTTCCCGGCGTAATCCGGTAACAGCATCGAGTTCGAGCATATTCTAATCCTCCTACCCCGCCCCTGGTACAGACCGGCCCCTACTGGCCGTCACGCACTCTCGCAGATGAAGCATTGTGAGTCTGGAGTACCTCGACAAACAAATTTCCGGCAATGGTATGAACCACTTAAATCTGTCAAGGTGCTTTCCCCCGCAGCTATGGTTTACCTGGCTGCCAGCCACGTCGGGGAGAGCTTGCATCCGGTAGAGGATTTGCCAGACCAGCCCGATTAAGATATCCTGGCCTGGAGCACCGGCCTGTACCTGTAAGCCCGGGGTCTTCATATTACTTGCGCCTTACTTAAGCCCTCTCGGGGAAGTCGCGGTTTTCTACTTGGAAGGGGAATTTCTTAACTTCTTCCAGGAAGGCTGCCAGGTGCTCGGCCTCCTTCTCGAAGAGCTTCAAGCCCTTCTCTTTGGTGCCCCGGAAGGGGTTGCCAATGGTGGCGTGATCGGAATACTCATGGTGCTCCATGGGCACGAAGATGTTTTCCGAACCCCGGAAATTGACGGTAACGGTGCCGTCCTTCTTGGAGAAGTTGGGACCCATCCAGGCCGGGGCGTGGGCGCGGTCGTTGACGGCCCGGCTCATATCCACCAGCCTCTCGTCATAGGCCATCATCTGGGCGGTTTCCATTTCGCCGGCGTGCCAGCCCGGGGTTTCCTCCGGCGGCCCTTCCAGGATACCCTTGACGACCTCGCATTCCCGTTCCGTCGGGGTCTTGTAGAAGGCGACAAAGGCGCCGGTCTGGTAGCGGAGCTTGCGCAGGAGCTCATCGATGGGCTTGGTGTTGGAACCGTGGTGGGTGACAAAGACGATTTTATTGGCGCCGTGGAAAATCAAGCTGCGGGCGATATCGTAAAGCACCCGGCGGAAGGTCTCAGCCGAGAGGGTGACGGTGCCGCAGCCTTCGCCGACCCGGCCCATGTGGTGGGCGGAATAGCCAAAGGGCAGCAGGGGAGTATAAGGTACATTGGCAATTTTGGCAGCCCTCTCAGTAACGGAAATAGTTGTAAAGCTGTCGGTACCAAGGGGTACGTGGGCACCGTGTTTCTCGCAGCTACCCACCGGCACCATGACGGTATCGGTTTCCTTGAACCATTCCTGGGCGTCGACATAGGCACATTCTAAGAGGTTGTAGCTTTTCATGGGGAAAACCTCCTGCCAGTTATTTGATTATGGTTGATTCCCTGACCTGGAGTGCTGTCGCCAGGGTGGTAACCGGCGGCACCTCCCGGCCGGCGAGGAGCTCGGCCAGTACCTTCATGGCGGTCATCCCCAGGTCATAGACAGGAACGGCAACGGTAGAAAGTTGGGGGGTAATATAGGAAGCAAGGGGGACATTATCAAAGCCCATAACCGCTACATCCCGCGGGAGCTGTAAACCCTGTTCCTGAAAGGCCTTCATGGCCCCGATGGCCATTAAATCGTTATGGGCAAAGATGGCGGTTATGGCATCGGCTCCCCTGAGGGGTAACCGGGCTACGGCCTGGTAACCACTATCAAATTCAAAATTGCCTTCGATAATAAGCCGGGCATCTATTCCTATACCCCGGTCCTGCAGGGCTTGCTTGTAACCCTCCAGGCGGTCCCTGGCGGTAGTCGAAGTCCCGGGGCCGGTAATGGTGGCAATGCGCCGGTGGCCCAGGGACAGCAGGTGCGCGACCGCCTCCCGGGCAGCCTGGGTGTTGTTGACCTGCACCGCCGGCAGGTCACCGCGGTGACGGCCGATAACAACGGTGGCAATGTTTTCCTGTTCAAAAAAGTGGCTCTGGCTGGCGTCCTCGACAGCACCACCGCCGGTAAAGATTATCCCGTCGACGCGCTTCTCCCGTAACACCCTGAGGTACTCCTGGGTGCGCTCCCGGGAACGGTCGGTGTTGCAAAGAATAACCGTGTAGCCAGAGGCATGGGCCACATCCTCGACACCCCGGACAATACCCGGGTAATAGGGGTTGGCGATGTCCGGCAGAATAAGGCCGATGGTCCGGGTTTCATTGAGCTGCAGGCTACGGGCCGCGGCATTGGGGCAAAAGCCAAGTTCTTCAATGGCTGCTAAAACGCGTTCTCTGGTAGTGGGATTGATGGGGTGCTGGCTATTGTTAAGAACCCGGGAGACGGTGGTAACCGAAACCCCGGCGTGTCTGGCGACGTCCTTTATAGTGACCATGGCTTTCGCCCCCTTTCTCCGGTGCTTTGAGGCTCTTTCTGGCAAACCTTTCTGATTACAACTCGTTCATCATATTTTGTTAATCCTAACGGCGTACCTTTAGGTAGCCAGATACCAGCTTTCTTAATCCAACCCGTTCACCGCATTTTGATAGGTCTTTGACCTGGGTTCTTTGGGCTGTGCTTTCTATTCGCTTCGCTGGTACGTAACTTGAGCAGGGTCGGAAAACGTTTTCCTTAGTTGTAAGTCTACCACGCCCGGGGAGGGATGTCAATACTCTTCCTACGGAAAACGTTACCCTTTTTATTTATATTTAAGGTTATCGTTTGCCATAAATAAAAACCTCCCTGCTTGGGCCGAGAGGCTGCCACTGCCGGGAGGCCAACACCCGTTTAATATATCCCGCGTAATATATCCCACGGCACTGCTTTCCTTTTCCAGCATTGCTGGTGCCGCCAGAACCCCTTTTGTTACTTCTTCAACTTCCGGGCGACAAAACGCAGATGCTTGGTCATGGCCCGGCGGGCGGAATCGGCCGCCCCGGAGATAATGGCCTGGGTGATCTCGCTATGCTGCTCGTAAAGAAGCCTGGCGTTTTCCTGGTTGGAGTAGAGCTGCTGGCGCTTGTTGGCCAAGGTCTGGGCAATGGTATCGGCGATGGTGTACATCAGCCGGGAGACAATGGGGTTATGGGTCATGCCGGCTATGGCCAGATGAAACCTGACGTCAGTATCCTCCTGGAGAAAGCCCCGGGCAAGTTCGTTAGCCATCTCCTGGACGATACCCACCAGCTTCTCCTTTTCCTCGGTGGTCGCCCGCCGCGCCGCCAAGTGGACTATTTCCCGCTCCAAGATCTGCCGGGCCTCCAACAGGTAGAGGACCTGCTGCTCCTCCAGGAGCAGGGCCATCACCAGGGGCTGGACTATATCGCTATCCCGGACCTGGCGAACAAAGGTCCCCTCCCCGGCCTTTACTTCCAGGATACCCATGGTGGTCAAAGCGCGGATAGCCTCCCGTACCGAGGCCCGGCTGACCCCCAGTTTCTCCGACAGCTCCCTTTCGGAGAAGAAGCGCTCCCCGGGCATAAGCTTGCCTTCACTCAGGGACTTTTTCACCTGCTCGACGATTTCTTCGTAGATCTTCTTGGTTTTAATGGGCTGTAATTCCATTAGCGTTACCTCAGGTTGTTTTTGATTATTATCACATTTTTTTGAGGTGATGGCAACTACCTTGTCCCTATCTTGAGATGGAAAGTTCGAAGGATACGTTTATCGCCGATAATGATAACTTCGCGATTGCCGAACACCACCTGCGTCGCTCCCTGGAGCCCCTTCTGGACATTGGCCGACATATTGCCGCCAAGAAGGGGCTTGGCCGGCCCGAGGATTATAAAAGTATAATCACCTTGCTGGGAAAAAACGGCGTGATCCCTTGGGAGTTTATGATCAAAATCCAGGGTATGGCCGGTTACCGTAATCGCCTGGTACATGGTTATGCCAATGTTACGGCAGAGGAGATTTATGACCTCCTTAAAAATAATCTATCCGACTTTGCAGAGTTTGTAAATTATATAATTGAGTACCTGAATAAAGAGAATCCGGCTCAGAAAGGTGGGACAGATGATGGCGCCAAAGGTTGTTCCCGATCTCCAACCCCAGGCCATTGATTATGAAACATACAGTGAGGCAGTTCCGGAGAAAATGGAGTTAATTGAAGGGTTCCTGATCAGTGGCCCTGAATATCCTGATTCAAGGGAAAAACTTTTATGGGCGCTTCTGATCAATGTCGGCCTGGAGCGGGCGGTGAAACTGGCCCCAAAGGAAAAATGGGAAGCAGCCCTGCGGGAGATGGACAAATAAAAAAGGAAGAGCCCAGAATATGGTTCTTCCCAAAGTAATGGGGGAAACTACTACCTATCTATTATTAATTAAAGCTAAACTATCTCTCTTAATAGTCGGCCCACCTCAGAAGGTCGCCGGGCAATCTCAACGCCAGCTGACTGCAGGGCGCTTTCTTTACTCTGCACCGAACCACGGCCCAGGGTCATAATGGCGCCGGCGTGACCCATCTTTTTCCCCGGCGGCGCCGAACGGCCGGCAATAAAGGCCACCGCCGGTTTGGTAAAGCCACCTGCCTTCATAAAATCGGCCGCATCCTCTTCCATACTACCGCCCACTTCGCCGATGATTACTACACCGCTGGTATGCTCATCAGCCTGGAAAACGGCCAGGACTTCAGTGAGGGTTGTCCCGGGGACCGGATCTCCCCCCAAGCCGATACAGGTACTGATACCTAGCCCGGCGGCCACAATCTGGGAGCATACCTCGTTAATCAGACTACCGCTGCGGGCAATTACGCCAATATTACCAGGCTGGTAGACATCGGCGAGCCAGACGGGTATAAAACCCAGCATAGCCTCGCCAATGGTAGCCATACCCGGGTTGTTGGGTCCAATCACGTAGGCCCCTCTTTCCCTGGCATAAGTCCTAACCTCCAGGGCGTCCTGAACCGGCAGGCCGTCCACCAGTAATACGATCAGTTTTAGACCGGCTTCCAGGGCTTCGAAGGTGGCATCTTTAGCGAAGGGCGGCGGCACAAAGATTACCGAAGCCTCAGCACCCTGCTTTTCTACTACCTCCCGGACGGTATTATATACCGGTACTCCATAGACTTTGGCCCCTCCTTTACCCGGGGTCACCCCGCCCACGATCCTGGTCCCGGCAGCCAGCATGCGTTCCGTCCAGAAGCTGCCTTCGTTACCGGTAATACCCTGCACTAGAACCTTAGTTTCCTTGCCCAAGAGGATCCCCATGGCTTTGACCTCCTGCTAGTTTTACCGCTGCCTGGACGGCTGCTTCTACATTGGCGTAAGGCTCAATGCCGGCCTCTTCCTTCAAAATGCGCCGGGCTTCCTCCTCCCCGGTGCCGCGGATGGAGGCGACAATGGGTTGACGGGGTTTAAGTTCCTTGATTGCCTGGGCCAGGCCCTGGCTAATGACATCCGCCCGGGCCACCAGGCCGAAGGTATTGATTAATATCACCTTGACATCGGGGTCTTCCAGTACCAGTTGCATGGCATAATAGGAGTTTTTATAAGTCGCACCGCCAAATTCCAGGAAATTGGCCGGCTGACCACCATAGTATTTAATTAAGTCCAGAACGGTCATGGTCAAGCCCGCACCGGTACAAAGGACGCCAATATTACCATCCAGTTTAACATAACCCAGGCCGTACTGGGCCGCCTGGTATTCACGCTCGTTATCATAACGCTCTGGCCCTTTAACAAACTCCTTCTGGCGGAATAAAGCACCGTCATAGATGTTGACCTTGGCGTCCGCAGCTAGCATTTTACCTTCGTTGGTAATGACCAGGGGGTTAATTTCCACTAGCTCGGCGTCGTAAGAACGGAAAACCTGATAAAGTTTCAATAGGATAGCTGCGAAAGCATTGACTTCTTTTCCCGTCAAACCCAGTAGGAAGGCTATCCTCCGGGCCTGGAAGGGCATGAGGCCACGGAAAATAGGAATGGTTTCTTTTATTATGCCCTCTGGTGTCTCCCGGGCAACCTCCTCGATATCCATTCCCCCGGTGGCGCTGGCCATAATAAGGGGTGAAGCCTGAACCGGATCGATGGTAATCGATAGATAGAGTTCCCTGGCAATAGCCAGCCTTTCTTCGATTAACAGTTTGCTCACTGTTTCCGCCTTGAGGGTAGTCCCTAGAATGGCTGCTGCTTTTTCCCGGGCCTCTTCCGGTGAGGTGGCAAACTTAATCCCCCCGGCCTTGCCCCGGCCGCCTTGCAAAATCTGGGATTTAATGACAACCTCGCCTCCGAGCTGGGTGGCGGCCTCTGCGGCCGCCTCAGCTGAGGTTACCATCATCCCCCGGGGGACGGGGAGCCCCTTTTCCCTAAAAAGCCCTTTGCCCTCGTATTCATAAAGTTTCATCTCAGCACTACTCCTTTGATATAAGGGAATAACCTATTTCAAAGGCCTTTTTGTTTTCTTCATGGAAGCGAGGGATCCTTTCCAGCATGGCTTTCAGGATGTTTTCTTTATCCACCAGGCCGGTCATCATTTTGGCCATGGCCCCCAGGACAATGGCGTTGGCGTAAAGTTCCCGGCCCAGTTCCCGTTCGGCCGTATCCCGGGCCGCCAGGGGAATATGCTTTACCGTCAGGGAAGAATCCGGTTCTACATAGGCCGGGTCATAAATGACGAGACCTTTTTTCGCCAGATGAATAAAGCGGTTATAAGCAGCCTTGGAGAGGGCAACAAAGTAATCCGGGTTCTCGACCACCGGGCTGTCGATGGTTTCCGGTGAGATTACCACCTGGGTCCGGACATAGCCGCCCCTGGTTTCCGTCCCATGGCTGACCAGCATGGTTGTCTTCAGATCCTGGTAAACGGCCGCGGTGCTGAGGGTCTGGCCGATACGTACAACCCCCTGCCCGCCAAAGCCGCTCACCAGTACTTCCGTTCTGGCCATTAGTTATACCTCCTTTGAACTTCGGCAACAAAGTTCCTGATATACTCGGAAAACTCGGGGCGGGTATTGCTGGCGTCATAGTAAATGCCGGTACGGAAAGCAAAATCATCAGGACCTTTATCCTTTAAGCCGCAGGTATGCTCCTCGAACCATTTATAGATAACCAGGGGCTTACGGCTACCCAGGGCCCGGTCGGCAAAATTGGTCACACAGGGATAAGGCATATGCACCAGGGAGAAGCCCCGGTTCAGAATGGCCTTTTTGATGCTCTCCACGGCCTCCTGACCCTGGAGACTGGTATGGCGGGCCAGGAAGGTTGCCCCGGCTTCCCGCAGGATGTTGAGGACATCCCGGCCCTCGGAGGTCCAGTTATTTTCATAGTTACCATAAGGGCTGCTGTCGGTATGGATACCCCGGGGAGTAGTCCAGCCGTACTGGCCGCCGGTAGATTGGTAACCCAGATTATCACATACAATTACCGTCATATCCACATTGCGGCGGGCGCAATTTAACAAGTGGAGAAAACCGATACCAAAGGCATCGCCATCGCCCACGGTAAGAATTATCTTTTTATCCGGGGGCAGGGCCAGGCGCAAACCCGTTGTTATGGCATAGACCCGGCCATGGGTGCCGGCAAAGTTGTCGCCCTTCCAGGTATTAAAGGTCTGCCGGCCGGCGCAGCCGATACCGGTGCCCCAGACAACGTCACCGATTTCCAGGCCCAATTCATCGATAGCCTTAACTACTTTTTTGTGGACCTGGCCGAGACCGCAACCGCTACAAGCCGTGCTCGGTATTTTCCGCGGCCGTAAATACTTAGTAGCTAAATAATCCATTTTACCACGCCTCCCATTCCCAGTTCCGCGCCTGGATTTCTTTACCTGTCAGCAATGCCTGCATTAATTCTTCCAGTTCAGCCACCGTCGGCAGTTCGCCGCATTTGCCGAAGAAATGAACCTCGCTGCCCTTAGGAACGGCCCGTTGAATCTCCCGCACCAGCTGACCATCGTAATTTAATTCCACACTCAAATACTTGGCCTGTACTTTAAAAATCTCATCAGGAAATGGCCACAGGGAGATAAGCCTCAGGGCGCCTACTTTCAATCCTTGCTCGCGGGCCTGTTTAACGGCACTGATAACCACCCGCGAAGGACTGCCATAGGCAACCAGGACTAGCTCCGGATTATCATCAACAAAATAGGATTCATAACGAGTTATCAGGTCCTTATGGTTTCTTACCTTATAAATTAAGCGATAAGCGTGTTTATGCTGGAAGTCTACTTCCTCGGTGTCGTAACCCTCCGGGGTGGGAGTCCAGTCGGAACAGGCGGCGCCGGTGTTATGGCCCAGAACTACTGGCGGAATATCAATTTCATCGGTGGCCGGGTAGAATTCCGGCCCTTCTTTGATCCGGCGGGGAATTACTTTCAAGCCCATAGCCTCTATTTCTTCCGGCGTTTCCGGTATACTCAAACTCTCCCAGCCATCGGTGACCAACTGGTCGGCCAGGATGATCACCGGCATGCGGAAACGTTCGGCCAGATAAAAGGCTTCTACAGTGGTGGAAAAGGCCTCCTGGACACTATTGGGAGCCAGAACAATGGTCTCGTAATTACCCCCCTGGGTCGGATAACGGCTCAGGTAAAATTCGCCCTGCCCCGGGGCACCAGTAATACCGCTCACCGGCCCCACCCGCTGGGCATTAACTACTACCAGGGGTATTTCACTGCCCAGGGCCCAGCCCATGGGGTCGGCATAAAGGATGAAACCAGGCCCGGAAGTGGCGGTCATGGCCTTTAATCCTCCCAGGGAACCACCTATACAGACGTGCAGGGCTGTTAATTCATCTTCAGCTTGGACGTAATAACCGCCTATCTGGGGTAAGCGCCGGGACATATTTTCGGCAATCTCCGTTGCCGGGGTTATGGGGTAACCGGCAAAGAGTTTACACCCGGCGATAATCGCCCCTTCAGTAATGGCCGCATTACCGGTATCCAGTGTTTTTCGCATATCCTTCCTTCCCCCTATGCATTCTTCTCAATACTAATGGCGAAGTCGGGGCAAACAAAGAAGCACTTCAGACACCCCATACATTTTTCGGGATGTACAGCTACCATGGGTTTATAGCCGCGATCATTGAAATAATCGGCCGGGGCGTAGACGCCCAGGGTACATACGTTGGCACAATAACCGCATTCTTTACAGCCATGAGGATCGACCTCTACCTTATAGCAGCGCCGGTCGCAGGCCAGGCAGCGTTTGGCCTCCTTTTGCGCTCTGGAAGTATCGAAACCCAGTTCTACCGGGGCAAAACTGTGCAAACGTTCTCTCAGGGGTAGAATGGGTACATAGGTCCGTTCCGTAATGGTTAAAACCTCAGGTGCTTCTACCTCACCTGTAGCTGCCGCTTCGGTCCTGGCCAGTTCGCCTGTGCCGCCCAGGAATTTGTCCATAGCGCCGGCTGCTTTCTTACCCTGGGCAA
Proteins encoded in this region:
- the sucD gene encoding succinate--CoA ligase subunit alpha, which gives rise to MGILLGKETKVLVQGITGNEGSFWTERMLAAGTRIVGGVTPGKGGAKVYGVPVYNTVREVVEKQGAEASVIFVPPPFAKDATFEALEAGLKLIVLLVDGLPVQDALEVRTYARERGAYVIGPNNPGMATIGEAMLGFIPVWLADVYQPGNIGVIARSGSLINEVCSQIVAAGLGISTCIGLGGDPVPGTTLTEVLAVFQADEHTSGVVIIGEVGGSMEEDAADFMKAGGFTKPAVAFIAGRSAPPGKKMGHAGAIMTLGRGSVQSKESALQSAGVEIARRPSEVGRLLREIV
- a CDS encoding creatininase family protein produces the protein MKSYNLLECAYVDAQEWFKETDTVMVPVGSCEKHGAHVPLGTDSFTTISVTERAAKIANVPYTPLLPFGYSAHHMGRVGEGCGTVTLSAETFRRVLYDIARSLIFHGANKIVFVTHHGSNTKPIDELLRKLRYQTGAFVAFYKTPTERECEVVKGILEGPPEETPGWHAGEMETAQMMAYDERLVDMSRAVNDRAHAPAWMGPNFSKKDGTVTVNFRGSENIFVPMEHHEYSDHATIGNPFRGTKEKGLKLFEKEAEHLAAFLEEVKKFPFQVENRDFPERA
- a CDS encoding class II aldolase/adducin family protein — encoded protein: MLELDAVTGLRREMAAVSKQIFARNLTSATSGNISARVPGHPEQVLIKATGKSFGDVEAEDFILVDLEGNILAGTGKPSKEIRFHLGIMKARPEVGAVFHGHSAYATAYVTARGELPAVTAAAEGGLGKIGVIGFAPAGSVELAEMVSKAFQDPELKAAVMTRHGFITVGPDIHRAFYLADVLEDNARVAFLLAQLG
- a CDS encoding thiamine pyrophosphate-dependent enzyme, whose amino-acid sequence is MDYLATKYLRPRKIPSTACSGCGLGQVHKKVVKAIDELGLEIGDVVWGTGIGCAGRQTFNTWKGDNFAGTHGRVYAITTGLRLALPPDKKIILTVGDGDAFGIGFLHLLNCARRNVDMTVIVCDNLGYQSTGGQYGWTTPRGIHTDSSPYGNYENNWTSEGRDVLNILREAGATFLARHTSLQGQEAVESIKKAILNRGFSLVHMPYPCVTNFADRALGSRKPLVIYKWFEEHTCGLKDKGPDDFAFRTGIYYDASNTRPEFSEYIRNFVAEVQRRYN
- a CDS encoding 2-oxoacid:acceptor oxidoreductase family protein, with product MARTEVLVSGFGGQGVVRIGQTLSTAAVYQDLKTTMLVSHGTETRGGYVRTQVVISPETIDSPVVENPDYFVALSKAAYNRFIHLAKKGLVIYDPAYVEPDSSLTVKHIPLAARDTAERELGRELYANAIVLGAMAKMMTGLVDKENILKAMLERIPRFHEENKKAFEIGYSLISKE
- a CDS encoding sugar phosphate isomerase/epimerase family protein; the protein is MRTSIYEYLKVGIVHFKAFPEVVNGTGPVVETLERIAEDDFFTAVEVGWIKDVQQRTEAARLLQIAHLEVCYACQPAIFSQKLNLNSLDPGERKRAVKQVFNCLKEASDLGAVAVRIPAGKDPGPERREEAKKLLVDSLAQICEYARGMGDPAITLKIFDRDIDKESLIGHFCDAFDIARELRSSYPKFGLLADLSHFPLLREKPEEALPLVQDYLMAFHIGNCVMKDRRHPLYGDLQPRFGVEDGEIDTPQVSAYFRLLADLGLIGPEKRPVLSAEVRPLLPGETSELILANAKRVIKEAWALA
- the hepT gene encoding type VII toxin-antitoxin system HepT family RNase toxin, which produces MESSKDTFIADNDNFAIAEHHLRRSLEPLLDIGRHIAAKKGLGRPEDYKSIITLLGKNGVIPWEFMIKIQGMAGYRNRLVHGYANVTAEEIYDLLKNNLSDFAEFVNYIIEYLNKENPAQKGGTDDGAKGCSRSPTPGH
- a CDS encoding 2-oxoglutarate ferredoxin oxidoreductase subunit alpha, producing MRKTLDTGNAAITEGAIIAGCKLFAGYPITPATEIAENMSRRLPQIGGYYVQAEDELTALHVCIGGSLGGLKAMTATSGPGFILYADPMGWALGSEIPLVVVNAQRVGPVSGITGAPGQGEFYLSRYPTQGGNYETIVLAPNSVQEAFSTTVEAFYLAERFRMPVIILADQLVTDGWESLSIPETPEEIEAMGLKVIPRRIKEGPEFYPATDEIDIPPVVLGHNTGAACSDWTPTPEGYDTEEVDFQHKHAYRLIYKVRNHKDLITRYESYFVDDNPELVLVAYGSPSRVVISAVKQAREQGLKVGALRLISLWPFPDEIFKVQAKYLSVELNYDGQLVREIQRAVPKGSEVHFFGKCGELPTVAELEELMQALLTGKEIQARNWEWEAW
- a CDS encoding LacI family DNA-binding transcriptional regulator, whose translation is MVTIKDVARHAGVSVTTVSRVLNNSQHPINPTTRERVLAAIEELGFCPNAAARSLQLNETRTIGLILPDIANPYYPGIVRGVEDVAHASGYTVILCNTDRSRERTQEYLRVLREKRVDGIIFTGGGAVEDASQSHFFEQENIATVVIGRHRGDLPAVQVNNTQAAREAVAHLLSLGHRRIATITGPGTSTTARDRLEGYKQALQDRGIGIDARLIIEGNFEFDSGYQAVARLPLRGADAITAIFAHNDLMAIGAMKAFQEQGLQLPRDVAVMGFDNVPLASYITPQLSTVAVPVYDLGMTAMKVLAELLAGREVPPVTTLATALQVRESTIIK
- a CDS encoding FadR/GntR family transcriptional regulator codes for the protein MELQPIKTKKIYEEIVEQVKKSLSEGKLMPGERFFSERELSEKLGVSRASVREAIRALTTMGILEVKAGEGTFVRQVRDSDIVQPLVMALLLEEQQVLYLLEARQILEREIVHLAARRATTEEKEKLVGIVQEMANELARGFLQEDTDVRFHLAIAGMTHNPIVSRLMYTIADTIAQTLANKRQQLYSNQENARLLYEQHSEITQAIISGAADSARRAMTKHLRFVARKLKK
- the sucC gene encoding ADP-forming succinate--CoA ligase subunit beta, with protein sequence MKLYEYEGKGLFREKGLPVPRGMMVTSAEAAAEAATQLGGEVVIKSQILQGGRGKAGGIKFATSPEEAREKAAAILGTTLKAETVSKLLIEERLAIARELYLSITIDPVQASPLIMASATGGMDIEEVARETPEGIIKETIPIFRGLMPFQARRIAFLLGLTGKEVNAFAAILLKLYQVFRSYDAELVEINPLVITNEGKMLAADAKVNIYDGALFRQKEFVKGPERYDNEREYQAAQYGLGYVKLDGNIGVLCTGAGLTMTVLDLIKYYGGQPANFLEFGGATYKNSYYAMQLVLEDPDVKVILINTFGLVARADVISQGLAQAIKELKPRQPIVASIRGTGEEEARRILKEEAGIEPYANVEAAVQAAVKLAGGQSHGDPLGQGN